The following proteins are co-located in the Nocardioides piscis genome:
- a CDS encoding PaaI family thioesterase encodes MTETARPSQLTAVPNNEGVDAAVAAARRVVGALLHTGDRSPVEMAAVAAQLDAVAQHLERHAPTREERLVDMWGGEGVTRHDPVTGPENAVAPPLHLDGREDGSVEGRVTLGLPYQGPPGCVHGGISALMLDHTLGVANHWAGDSGMTGTLTLRYHRPTPLFEELVVTARQVSVDGRKIRTTGEITAAGEVCVSADGIFVNKHLPRPR; translated from the coding sequence GTGACCGAGACAGCCCGTCCCAGCCAGCTGACCGCGGTCCCCAACAACGAGGGGGTGGACGCCGCCGTCGCAGCAGCCCGGCGCGTGGTCGGCGCGCTGTTGCACACCGGCGACCGGAGCCCCGTCGAGATGGCCGCCGTGGCCGCCCAGCTCGACGCCGTGGCGCAGCACCTCGAGCGCCATGCGCCCACCCGCGAGGAGCGCCTCGTCGACATGTGGGGAGGCGAGGGAGTCACCCGGCACGACCCGGTGACCGGCCCCGAGAACGCCGTCGCCCCGCCACTCCACCTCGACGGCCGCGAGGACGGCTCCGTCGAGGGACGGGTGACCCTCGGCCTGCCCTACCAGGGCCCACCGGGGTGCGTGCACGGCGGCATCTCGGCCCTGATGCTGGACCACACCCTCGGTGTGGCCAACCACTGGGCCGGGGACTCCGGCATGACCGGCACCCTCACCCTGCGCTACCACCGGCCCACCCCGCTCTTCGAGGAGCTGGTCGTCACGGCGCGCCAGGTCTCCGTCGACGGGCGCAAGATCCGCACCACCGGCGAGATCACCGCCGCCGGTGAGGTCTGCGTCTCCGCCGACGGGATCTTCGTCAACAAGCACCTGCCGCGGCCGCGATGA
- a CDS encoding MaoC/PaaZ C-terminal domain-containing protein, protein MNELATTHPWQGRDLGERTVAYDERDAILYALAVGAPAGRLDLVFEERLRVLPTFALTLAQWAPDALGSAGAFDPGTAVHGSQRLDVRAPMPRSGKVSMAARVDRVWDKGSAAVFDVVVESDFFEATWAIFAPGCGGFGGERGPAAPAVPETAPTTTLTVPTGANQAALYRLLGDRHHMHVDPAAARAAGQPRPFLHGLCSLAAVTLALADEVAAHPADLTHLEGRFAAPVFPGDDLAADVWTEDRGARFEVDAGGRPAIRGGHVTFG, encoded by the coding sequence ATGAACGAGCTGGCGACGACCCACCCCTGGCAGGGCCGGGACCTCGGCGAACGCACCGTGGCCTACGACGAGCGCGACGCGATCCTCTACGCCCTCGCCGTCGGAGCGCCGGCCGGCCGTCTCGACCTCGTGTTCGAGGAGCGGCTCCGGGTGCTCCCGACGTTCGCCCTCACCCTGGCCCAGTGGGCACCCGACGCCCTGGGATCTGCTGGTGCCTTCGACCCGGGCACGGCCGTCCACGGGTCGCAACGGCTCGACGTCCGGGCGCCGATGCCGCGATCCGGCAAGGTCTCCATGGCCGCGCGCGTCGACCGTGTCTGGGACAAGGGCTCGGCCGCGGTCTTCGACGTCGTGGTCGAGAGCGACTTCTTCGAAGCCACGTGGGCGATCTTCGCGCCGGGGTGCGGCGGGTTCGGCGGGGAGCGTGGCCCGGCGGCCCCGGCGGTTCCCGAGACCGCACCCACCACCACGCTCACGGTCCCCACCGGTGCCAACCAGGCTGCGCTCTACCGGTTGCTCGGCGACCGTCACCACATGCACGTCGACCCGGCCGCAGCGCGCGCAGCCGGCCAGCCCCGACCCTTCCTGCACGGCCTGTGCAGCCTGGCGGCCGTCACCCTCGCGCTCGCCGACGAGGTCGCCGCCCACCCCGCTGACCTGACCCACCTGGAGGGCCGGTTCGCCGCCCCCGTGTTCCCCGGTGACGACCTCGCCGCGGACGTCTGGACCGAGGATCGCGGTGCCCGCTTCGAGGTCGACGCCGGCGGACGCCCCGCCATCCGCGGCGGCCACGTCACCTTCGGCTGA
- a CDS encoding AMP-binding protein, translating into MPDSLTFAEVLRDRAGDDRRALLFEDRSWTWDEVVRESATRAAALSALVPKPDGRQVHVGVLLENVPDFVFWIGAGALAGAVVVGINSSRSGPEIAQDVRHADVDLVVTESRLAHLLEGTGHGVPAGRVLEIDHASYADLLAPHRDAPLPDDLPAPDDIALLLFSSGSTGAPKAVIVGQGRLGRLSDALVARTRMRPDSVAYLCMPLFHGNAVMLNLATAMRVGATVALTRKFSASGFAPDVHRYGVTFVNYVGRALSYVLSRPEDPRDRDGTLELAFGTEASEADVARFSERFGCEVVEGYGLSEGVFRIGRTPDTPSGSLGLPAGDVDVRILSEATGLECPRADFDASGRLVDQAAVGQIVAVGAASSFEGYYKNPDAMADRIRGDDFWSGDLGYRDAAGFFYFAGRSSDWLRVDSENFAAAPVERVLQRFPGILAAPVYAVPDPRTGDQVMCAVELAPGSAFDADAFGDFLASQPDMGAKWWPRFVRVTAQVPLTGSNKIDKAPLRAEAWQTHEPVHVRVGRTARYRLLDDESRAALDAEFAVHGRTALLPAVRVPDAAVRS; encoded by the coding sequence ATGCCCGACTCCCTGACCTTCGCCGAGGTGCTGCGCGACCGCGCGGGTGACGACCGGCGGGCCCTGCTGTTCGAGGACCGGTCGTGGACCTGGGACGAGGTGGTGCGCGAGAGTGCCACCCGCGCCGCCGCCCTGAGTGCCCTCGTCCCGAAGCCCGACGGGCGGCAGGTGCACGTGGGCGTGCTGCTGGAGAACGTGCCCGACTTCGTGTTCTGGATCGGCGCCGGCGCCCTCGCCGGGGCGGTCGTCGTCGGCATCAACTCCAGTCGCAGCGGCCCCGAGATCGCGCAGGACGTCCGGCACGCCGACGTCGACCTCGTCGTCACCGAGTCCCGCCTCGCCCACCTGCTGGAGGGCACCGGCCACGGCGTCCCGGCCGGCCGGGTGCTCGAGATCGACCACGCGTCGTACGCCGACCTGCTCGCGCCGCACCGTGACGCACCCCTGCCCGACGACCTGCCCGCACCCGACGACATCGCCCTGCTGCTCTTCAGCTCCGGGTCCACCGGGGCTCCCAAGGCGGTGATCGTCGGCCAGGGACGCCTCGGACGGCTCAGTGACGCGCTGGTCGCGCGCACCAGGATGCGCCCGGACTCGGTGGCCTATCTGTGCATGCCGCTCTTCCACGGCAACGCGGTGATGCTCAACCTCGCCACCGCGATGCGGGTCGGCGCGACCGTGGCCCTGACCCGCAAGTTCTCCGCGAGCGGCTTCGCCCCGGACGTGCACCGCTACGGCGTCACCTTCGTCAACTACGTCGGTCGAGCGTTGTCCTACGTCCTGAGCCGCCCCGAGGACCCGCGCGACCGCGACGGGACGCTCGAGCTGGCCTTCGGCACCGAGGCGTCCGAGGCCGATGTCGCCCGTTTCTCGGAGCGGTTCGGCTGCGAGGTGGTCGAGGGCTACGGCCTCAGCGAGGGCGTCTTCCGGATCGGCCGCACACCTGACACGCCTTCCGGCTCGCTGGGCCTGCCGGCCGGCGATGTCGACGTGCGGATCCTGTCGGAAGCCACGGGTCTGGAGTGTCCGCGCGCCGACTTCGACGCATCCGGCCGCCTCGTCGACCAGGCCGCCGTCGGCCAGATCGTCGCGGTGGGGGCGGCGTCGAGCTTCGAGGGCTACTACAAGAACCCCGACGCGATGGCAGACAGGATCCGTGGCGACGACTTCTGGTCAGGCGACCTCGGTTATCGCGACGCGGCCGGCTTCTTCTACTTCGCCGGCAGGTCGTCCGACTGGCTGCGCGTCGACTCCGAGAACTTCGCAGCCGCCCCTGTCGAGCGGGTGCTGCAACGGTTCCCCGGCATCCTGGCCGCGCCGGTCTATGCGGTGCCGGACCCCCGCACGGGCGACCAGGTCATGTGTGCGGTGGAGCTGGCGCCGGGCAGCGCCTTCGACGCGGACGCGTTCGGCGACTTCCTCGCCAGCCAGCCGGACATGGGGGCGAAGTGGTGGCCGCGCTTCGTGCGGGTCACCGCGCAGGTGCCGCTGACCGGAAGCAACAAGATCGACAAGGCCCCGCTGCGTGCCGAGGCCTGGCAGACGCACGAGCCCGTCCACGTCCGGGTCGGCCGAACGGCGCGCTACCGCCTGCTCGACGACGAGTCCCGGGCAGCCCTGGACGCGGAGTTCGCCGTCCATGGGCGCACCGCGCTGCTGCCGGCCGTCAGGGTGCCGGACGCAGCGGTGCGTAGTTGA
- a CDS encoding AMP-binding protein, with translation MSDETTFAALIAARADDEHAALWFEERCWTWREVVTEASRRAAIIEAELGDGLGDGLGDGPAQGPRHVGLGLANSAEHLFWWLGAAVCGAAVVGINPTRRGAELARDITFTGCRMLVLDDSLVDVLAGVEHDVPEHRVLHVDTSAYAERLARTHPAPLPAEPVDPAAVLSLIFTSGTTSAPKAVICTQRRMGRIAEQQVERRGLTADDTFYVVMPMFHSNAIMAGIAPAVCTGGTIVLRSRFSASAWLPDVRRHGVTFFNYVGKPLNFILATPERPDDADNPLRIAFGNEAAERDIAEFARRFGCTVIDSFGSSEGEIRILRTPDTPTGSLGRAPEGTVVVDPETLEECPPARFDADGRLLNAEEATGEIVNKTGAALFEGYWDNPEADAARLRHGWVWSGDLAYRDAEGFFYFAGRTGDWLRVDGENIATAPIERLLMRFPAFAGVAVVAVPDDTAGDQVLAVVELVDGRDLEPGSFGDFLAAQPDLGTKWAPRWVKVVDALPRTPSNKIVKRAVDTAVHPHAGRTVLAREGSSLNYAPLRPAP, from the coding sequence GTGAGCGACGAGACGACCTTTGCCGCCCTGATCGCCGCGCGAGCAGACGACGAGCACGCGGCCCTGTGGTTCGAGGAGCGCTGCTGGACCTGGCGTGAGGTGGTCACCGAGGCCAGCCGTCGTGCCGCGATCATCGAGGCCGAGCTGGGTGACGGGCTGGGTGACGGGCTGGGCGACGGACCCGCGCAGGGCCCGCGCCACGTCGGCCTGGGCCTGGCCAACAGCGCCGAGCACCTCTTCTGGTGGCTGGGCGCCGCCGTGTGCGGTGCCGCTGTCGTGGGCATCAACCCCACGCGCCGCGGGGCCGAGCTCGCTCGCGACATCACCTTCACCGGCTGTCGGATGCTCGTCCTCGACGACTCCCTGGTCGACGTGCTCGCCGGGGTCGAGCACGACGTGCCCGAGCACCGCGTGCTGCACGTCGACACGTCGGCATACGCTGAGAGGCTGGCCCGCACCCATCCCGCTCCCCTGCCCGCGGAGCCGGTCGACCCGGCCGCGGTGCTGTCCCTGATCTTCACCAGCGGCACCACCTCGGCACCCAAGGCCGTCATCTGCACCCAGCGACGGATGGGCCGGATCGCCGAGCAGCAGGTCGAGCGGCGCGGGCTCACCGCCGACGACACGTTCTATGTCGTGATGCCGATGTTCCACTCCAACGCGATCATGGCCGGCATCGCGCCGGCAGTGTGCACGGGCGGCACGATCGTCCTGCGGTCCCGGTTCTCGGCCTCCGCCTGGCTGCCCGACGTCCGGCGCCATGGCGTCACCTTCTTCAACTACGTCGGCAAGCCGCTCAACTTCATCCTGGCCACGCCCGAGCGCCCGGACGACGCCGACAACCCCCTGCGGATCGCCTTCGGCAACGAGGCCGCGGAGCGCGACATCGCGGAGTTCGCTCGTCGCTTCGGGTGCACCGTCATCGACTCGTTCGGCTCCAGCGAGGGTGAGATCCGCATCCTGCGCACACCCGACACCCCGACCGGGTCGCTCGGGCGGGCGCCCGAGGGCACCGTCGTCGTCGACCCGGAGACGCTCGAGGAGTGCCCGCCGGCACGGTTCGACGCGGACGGCCGGCTGCTCAACGCCGAGGAAGCCACCGGCGAGATCGTCAACAAGACCGGCGCCGCTCTCTTCGAGGGCTACTGGGACAACCCGGAGGCGGACGCCGCACGGCTGCGGCACGGCTGGGTCTGGTCCGGCGACCTCGCCTATCGCGACGCCGAGGGCTTCTTCTACTTCGCCGGCCGCACCGGCGACTGGCTGCGTGTCGACGGCGAGAACATCGCGACCGCCCCCATCGAGCGGCTGCTCATGCGCTTCCCCGCCTTCGCCGGGGTCGCGGTCGTGGCGGTGCCCGACGACACGGCCGGCGACCAGGTGCTTGCCGTCGTCGAGCTGGTGGACGGTCGCGACCTCGAGCCGGGCTCCTTCGGCGACTTCCTCGCCGCGCAGCCAGACCTCGGCACCAAGTGGGCGCCGCGGTGGGTCAAGGTCGTCGACGCCCTCCCCCGCACCCCGAGCAACAAGATCGTGAAGCGGGCCGTGGACACGGCTGTCCACCCGCACGCGGGCCGGACCGTGCTCGCCCGCGAGGGCTCCTCCCTCAACTACGCACCGCTGCGTCCGGCACCCTGA
- a CDS encoding nuclear transport factor 2 family protein has translation MTDDRTLIVELLGGFASATDGRDWDTIASLLTDDVVAYGARGPAAVVARMQEHLGGVGPTQHLLGNHRVRVDGDQAQSRTYGRVHHVGAGPMAGSFFECLGDYDDHWLRTPTGWRIARRRFDIRISLGDMAVLRPA, from the coding sequence ATGACCGACGACCGCACCCTCATCGTCGAGCTGCTCGGAGGCTTCGCGAGCGCCACCGACGGCCGCGACTGGGACACGATCGCCTCGCTGCTGACCGACGACGTCGTGGCGTACGGCGCCCGCGGCCCGGCGGCCGTCGTGGCCCGGATGCAGGAGCACCTCGGCGGTGTCGGGCCGACCCAGCACCTGCTCGGCAACCACCGAGTCCGGGTCGACGGGGACCAGGCTCAGAGCCGGACCTACGGGCGCGTCCACCACGTCGGCGCCGGACCGATGGCGGGCTCGTTCTTCGAGTGCCTCGGCGACTACGACGACCACTGGCTCCGCACACCGACCGGCTGGCGCATCGCGCGCCGTCGCTTCGACATCCGGATCTCGCTCGGCGACATGGCCGTGCTCCGACCGGCGTGA
- a CDS encoding SDR family NAD(P)-dependent oxidoreductase, whose translation MRLAGKVAVVTGAGDGIGAAVARAFAAEGAKVVVAELSEDAGRAVATEIGGTFVRTDVGKRDQVEAMVRVAVETWGSVDILVNNAWGAGNIGRVEHKTDEMVDNALAVGFRGPLWAMQAAFPHMLQRGWGRVINMCSLNGVNAHVGTLEYNAAKEALRTLTRTAAREWAPTGVVVNAVCPGAKSAAFRRVVGEHPELEEQADRGNPMGRLGDPLDDIAPVAVFLASDDCRYLTGNTLFVDGGAHINGVAWQPELP comes from the coding sequence GTGAGGCTGGCCGGGAAGGTCGCCGTCGTCACGGGCGCCGGTGACGGCATCGGCGCCGCGGTTGCGCGCGCCTTCGCCGCGGAGGGCGCCAAGGTGGTCGTCGCAGAGCTCTCGGAGGACGCCGGCCGGGCGGTCGCGACCGAGATCGGCGGGACGTTCGTCCGCACCGACGTCGGCAAGCGCGACCAGGTCGAGGCGATGGTCCGCGTCGCGGTCGAGACCTGGGGATCCGTGGACATCCTGGTCAACAACGCCTGGGGTGCCGGCAACATCGGCCGGGTCGAGCACAAGACCGACGAGATGGTCGACAACGCCCTCGCCGTCGGCTTCCGGGGACCGCTGTGGGCGATGCAGGCCGCCTTCCCTCACATGCTGCAGCGCGGCTGGGGTCGGGTGATCAACATGTGCAGCCTCAACGGCGTCAACGCGCACGTCGGGACGCTCGAATACAACGCCGCCAAGGAAGCGCTGCGCACGCTCACCCGCACGGCGGCCCGCGAGTGGGCGCCGACCGGTGTCGTCGTCAACGCCGTCTGCCCCGGCGCCAAGAGCGCCGCCTTCCGGCGGGTGGTCGGCGAGCACCCCGAGCTCGAGGAGCAGGCCGACCGCGGCAACCCGATGGGCAGGCTCGGAGACCCGCTCGACGACATCGCCCCCGTCGCCGTCTTCCTCGCCTCCGACGACTGCCGCTATCTCACAGGGAACACGCTCTTCGTCGACGGCGGCGCCCACATCAACGGCGTCGCCTGGCAGCCTGAGCTGCCATGA
- a CDS encoding nuclear transport factor 2 family protein, which yields MSDERLSALEARLQVLEDERDIARLIAAYGPLVDAGAAQEVAALWTDDGVYDVDEVYLEGIESIAKMVESSAHQAWIRGGCAHVVGPPRITVDGDEAVAVCHSLMVVHTEAGFVVRRATANHWQLRRTAAGWRATIRTNRILDGRDESPALLASGARGQRP from the coding sequence ATGAGCGACGAGCGCCTGTCCGCACTCGAGGCGCGCCTGCAGGTGCTCGAGGACGAGCGCGACATCGCCCGGCTGATCGCGGCCTACGGCCCGCTGGTCGACGCCGGGGCTGCTCAGGAGGTCGCCGCACTGTGGACCGACGACGGCGTCTATGACGTCGACGAGGTCTATCTCGAGGGCATCGAGTCGATCGCCAAGATGGTCGAGTCGTCGGCCCACCAGGCCTGGATCCGCGGCGGCTGCGCCCACGTGGTCGGCCCACCCCGCATCACCGTCGACGGCGACGAGGCAGTCGCCGTGTGCCACTCGCTGATGGTCGTGCACACCGAAGCCGGGTTCGTCGTCCGCCGCGCCACGGCCAACCACTGGCAGCTGCGGCGCACCGCCGCCGGCTGGCGCGCGACGATCCGCACCAACCGGATCCTGGACGGTCGCGACGAGTCTCCCGCTCTCCTCGCCAGTGGCGCTCGCGGACAGCGGCCGTGA
- a CDS encoding SDR family NAD(P)-dependent oxidoreductase, with product MTDLQKYGPWAVVAGGSEGVGASFAHQLAEAGFNLVLLARKAGPLEETAAAARGHGVDVRTLAVDLTEPDALKQVREVTDDLEVGLLVFNAGANTYGHEFVTGDLDGFQRVIDLNIHAQLALVHHFGAPMRERRRGGILLVGSLAGFMGQAQISIYSAVKAFCRVFAEGLWLEMREHDVDVVEFVLGVTRTPAMARAGLNFDIPGLHVSEPDDVARQALAALRDGPVQVAAGNERAVEKRSGTDRSRLVLGAHEASRRILPPASEQSA from the coding sequence ATGACCGACCTGCAGAAGTACGGCCCCTGGGCCGTCGTCGCGGGTGGCTCCGAGGGCGTCGGCGCGTCCTTCGCCCACCAGCTCGCGGAGGCGGGCTTCAACCTCGTGCTCTTGGCCCGCAAGGCGGGCCCGCTCGAGGAGACGGCCGCGGCTGCTCGGGGGCACGGCGTCGACGTACGCACGCTCGCCGTCGACCTGACCGAGCCGGACGCCCTGAAGCAGGTCCGGGAGGTCACCGACGACCTCGAGGTGGGCCTGCTCGTCTTCAACGCCGGCGCCAACACCTATGGGCACGAGTTCGTCACCGGCGACCTCGACGGGTTCCAGCGGGTGATCGACCTCAACATCCATGCCCAGCTCGCGCTGGTGCACCACTTCGGCGCCCCCATGCGGGAGCGCCGCCGCGGTGGCATCCTGCTCGTGGGGTCGCTGGCGGGCTTCATGGGCCAGGCCCAGATCAGCATCTATTCGGCCGTCAAGGCGTTCTGCCGGGTCTTCGCCGAGGGGCTCTGGCTGGAGATGCGCGAGCACGACGTCGACGTCGTCGAGTTCGTCCTGGGTGTCACCAGGACGCCTGCCATGGCCCGGGCCGGGCTCAACTTCGACATCCCCGGCCTCCACGTCTCCGAGCCCGACGACGTGGCCCGACAGGCGCTCGCCGCCCTCCGGGACGGTCCCGTGCAGGTCGCTGCCGGCAACGAGCGCGCGGTCGAGAAGCGCAGCGGCACCGACCGTTCGCGCCTGGTGCTCGGGGCCCACGAGGCGTCCCGCCGGATCCTGCCGCCTGCCTCGGAGCAGTCGGCATGA
- a CDS encoding ferredoxin, whose protein sequence is MTVRPDNRLADGPMQTVGCDTCGARVEVRKSSWEQTSIQWHADAVEACLERRAASPRPGPNGATFSGCQALRQAISAAAVRGELGIQDSDPLPVNPEAHDQDEVART, encoded by the coding sequence ATGACCGTTCGCCCCGACAACCGCCTGGCCGACGGGCCCATGCAGACCGTGGGCTGCGACACCTGCGGAGCCCGGGTCGAGGTCCGCAAGAGCAGCTGGGAGCAGACCAGCATCCAGTGGCACGCCGACGCGGTCGAGGCCTGTCTCGAGCGCCGGGCTGCCTCACCCCGCCCCGGCCCCAACGGAGCGACGTTCAGCGGGTGCCAGGCCCTGCGCCAGGCGATCAGCGCCGCCGCCGTCCGCGGGGAGCTCGGCATCCAGGACAGCGACCCGCTGCCGGTCAACCCGGAGGCACACGACCAGGACGAGGTGGCACGCACATGA
- a CDS encoding Rieske 2Fe-2S domain-containing protein — MSVAHEDEVRQIEATAAPTRFARGWHCLGLEKDFRDGKPHQVVAFGQKLVVFAGADGQVNVLDAYCRHMGGDLSQGTVKGNEIACPFHDWRWGGDGRCKQIPYARRVPLRARTAAWPTMVQDGLLFVWNDPEGNPPPEDVTIPRIEGYGDPGYTDWVWYSLTIEGANCREIVDNIVDMAHFFYVHYSFPTYFKNVFEGHVATQFMNGVGREDVRPQRDDSGAPAVKGNSSVASYHGPSFMIDDLVYHYEDTDIPSVLINCHYPIDANSFVLQYGVIVKKMPGLDDAEAEAMARKMGDFIRLGFEQDVAIWKSKARIDNPLLCEEDGPVYQLRRWYEQFYVDVADVTPEMVEPFEFEIDTTRPNEAWRREVEDNLARRAAAAEGQTAR; from the coding sequence ATGAGCGTGGCCCACGAAGACGAGGTTCGCCAGATCGAGGCGACGGCGGCCCCCACCCGGTTCGCCCGCGGTTGGCACTGCCTCGGCCTCGAGAAGGACTTCCGCGACGGCAAGCCCCACCAGGTGGTGGCCTTCGGGCAGAAGCTCGTGGTCTTCGCCGGCGCCGACGGCCAGGTCAACGTGCTCGATGCCTACTGCCGGCACATGGGAGGCGACCTGTCCCAGGGCACGGTCAAGGGCAACGAGATCGCGTGCCCGTTCCACGACTGGCGCTGGGGCGGCGACGGTCGCTGCAAGCAGATCCCCTATGCACGGCGGGTGCCCCTGCGGGCGCGGACCGCGGCGTGGCCGACCATGGTCCAGGACGGCCTCCTGTTCGTCTGGAACGACCCCGAGGGCAACCCCCCGCCCGAGGACGTGACGATCCCGCGGATCGAGGGCTACGGCGACCCCGGCTACACCGACTGGGTCTGGTACTCGCTGACGATCGAGGGCGCCAACTGCCGCGAGATCGTGGACAACATCGTCGACATGGCGCACTTCTTCTATGTGCACTACTCGTTCCCGACCTACTTCAAGAACGTCTTCGAGGGGCACGTCGCGACGCAGTTCATGAACGGTGTCGGGCGCGAGGACGTCCGGCCGCAGCGCGACGACTCCGGGGCGCCCGCGGTCAAGGGCAACTCCTCGGTGGCGTCCTACCACGGCCCGTCGTTCATGATCGACGACCTCGTCTACCACTACGAGGACACCGACATCCCCAGCGTGCTCATCAACTGCCACTACCCCATCGACGCCAACTCCTTCGTCCTGCAGTACGGAGTCATCGTCAAGAAGATGCCCGGTCTCGACGACGCCGAGGCCGAGGCGATGGCCCGCAAGATGGGCGACTTCATCAGGCTCGGCTTCGAGCAGGACGTCGCGATCTGGAAGAGCAAGGCACGCATCGACAACCCCCTGCTCTGCGAGGAGGACGGGCCGGTCTACCAGCTGCGTCGCTGGTACGAGCAGTTCTATGTCGACGTCGCCGACGTCACTCCCGAGATGGTCGAGCCGTTCGAGTTCGAGATCGACACCACCAGGCCCAACGAGGCCTGGCGTCGTGAGGTCGAGGACAACCTGGCCCGCCGGGCTGCGGCGGCCGAGGGACAGACGGCCCGATGA
- the hsaA gene encoding 3-hydroxy-9,10-secoandrosta-1,3,5(10)-triene-9,17-dione monooxygenase oxygenase subunit: MDVLTSVRDLLPGIRARAAEAEEQRTVPDTTMKELVEAGVFRMLQPRRYGGLETHPVRFYEVVRALSGACGSTGWVASILGVHPWHVALFDEAAQDDVWADSPDHLVSSSYAPMGRLSADGDRHRLTGRWSFSSGCDHADWALLGALVPGARAKPEFVTVLVPRRDFTVVDVWDPVGLRGTGSNDVVVEDVSVPAHRVLSNAEHARLTGPGQAVNTGPLYRLPFGAVFTTTVTSPVVGAVAGCLDTYVDAMRDRTRDSLGGGRFAEDQFAQVAVARAASEIDAAVLQLDRNICELYDHAQAGRELPMELRLRTRRDQVRGTERALEAIDALFKTAGGSSLRRGNPIERAWRDAHAGSVHVANDVERALAMYGRGRFGFPVEDNLV, encoded by the coding sequence ATGGACGTGCTGACGAGCGTGAGAGACCTGCTGCCCGGCATCCGGGCGCGCGCCGCCGAGGCCGAGGAGCAGCGGACGGTCCCCGACACGACGATGAAGGAGCTCGTCGAGGCCGGTGTCTTCCGCATGCTCCAGCCGCGGCGCTACGGCGGGCTGGAGACGCACCCGGTCCGGTTCTACGAGGTGGTCCGCGCACTCTCGGGAGCGTGCGGCTCGACCGGCTGGGTCGCCTCGATCCTGGGTGTCCACCCGTGGCACGTGGCGTTGTTCGACGAGGCCGCGCAGGACGACGTGTGGGCCGACTCGCCCGACCACCTGGTGTCATCGTCATATGCCCCCATGGGCCGGCTGAGCGCGGACGGCGACCGGCACCGCCTCACCGGCCGGTGGAGCTTCTCCTCCGGTTGCGACCACGCCGACTGGGCCCTGCTCGGGGCCCTGGTGCCCGGCGCCAGGGCGAAGCCCGAGTTCGTGACCGTCCTCGTCCCGCGTCGCGACTTCACCGTCGTCGACGTCTGGGACCCGGTCGGTCTCCGGGGCACGGGCAGCAACGACGTCGTGGTCGAGGACGTGTCGGTGCCTGCCCACCGGGTCCTGAGCAACGCCGAGCACGCCCGTCTCACCGGTCCCGGGCAGGCGGTCAACACCGGCCCGCTCTATCGGTTGCCGTTCGGCGCGGTCTTCACGACCACGGTCACCTCGCCGGTCGTGGGGGCGGTCGCCGGCTGTCTCGACACCTATGTCGACGCGATGCGTGACCGCACCCGCGACAGCCTGGGCGGGGGCCGGTTCGCCGAGGACCAGTTCGCCCAGGTCGCAGTCGCGCGTGCGGCGTCCGAGATCGATGCGGCCGTCCTCCAGCTGGACCGCAACATCTGTGAGCTCTATGACCACGCACAGGCTGGTCGCGAGCTGCCCATGGAGCTGCGGCTGCGGACGCGCCGCGACCAGGTGCGGGGGACCGAACGGGCGCTTGAGGCGATCGACGCCCTGTTCAAGACCGCCGGAGGGAGCTCGCTGCGGCGCGGCAACCCGATCGAGCGCGCCTGGCGTGACGCCCACGCCGGCTCGGTCCACGTGGCCAACGACGTCGAGCGTGCGCTCGCGATGTATGGCCGCGGCCGGTTCGGGTTCCCGGTCGAGGACAACCTCGTCTAG